GCGACAGCGACGGGACGGGCGGCGGCGACGGCGAGAGCGCCCGTCCCGTGGTCGGCTACTCGTGGGCGTCGAACGACGACTGGGAGCCCGCCAAGGAGACCGCCGAGGCGAACGCCGTCCCGCTGGCCGACTGGCTGACGGCGTGGGCGGACGAGGACGGGCGCCCGGTCCACCTGTTTGCGCACTCGCTGGGCGCCCGGGTGACTGGCGAGACGCTCCGCGAACTCGACGAGCGCGGGCGGACCGGCGTCCTCGCCTCGGCGTCGCTGTTCGGCGGGGCGATCCCCGAGGGGAGCGCCGGGACCGACGGACGCTACGGCTCCGCGATCGCCTCGCTCGACGCCCCGCTCTACAACTTCCACAGCCGCAACGACCGCGTCCTCGGCTGGGTGTACCGCGCCTCCGACCGGACCCGCGCGGTCGGCCACGGCGGGCTCCCCGACGCCGCGACCGCGCCGGCCGGCTACATCGACGTCGAGGTCACCGACCTCGTCGCGGACCACTACTCGTACGTCGAGCCGGGCGAGGGGTGTCTGCCGCGGGCGGTCGGCCGACTCGGGTTCGAGTAGTCCGCCGGCCCGGCCGGAGCGCCTCGCCGCCGGCCCGCCTCGCCGGCACGCCCCCGGAACCCCTTTTACCGGCGCGGTCGACCCTTCGGGCATGATCGACGAGACCGTCGCCGAGATCCGGGCGATGCGGACCCACAGCACGTCGGCGGTGGCCGTAAAGGCGACGCGCTCGCTCGCGGACCTCCTCGACCGGGAGTACGTGACCGTCGACGAGTTCGAGCGCGACCTCGAACACAACGCGGGCGTGCTGCGCCGGTCGAACCCCTCCCACGCCGCGCTCCACAACGCGATGCGCGAGGTCGAGCGGTCCATCGTCGGGGAGGCGACGAGCGTCGAGGGCGCGAAACAACTGCTCGAAGACGTGATCGCCCGCGTCACCGAGGACATCGAGACCGCGAAGGGGGAGGCGGCCGCCAACGCGGCCGAGCACATCGAGGACGGCGACACGCTGCTCGTCCACGACTACTCGACGACGGTGCTGGAGGCCATCGAGAACGCGGCGCGCGACGGCGCGCACCTCACCGTCTACGTCACCGAGGCGCGCCCGCGGACCCTCGGCCGCAAGACCGCGCGCGTCCTCGCCGGGATGTCCCGCGTCGAGACGCGGATGGTCGTCGACAGCGCGATGGGCTATGCCCTCCGCGACTGCGACCGCGTCCTCCTCGGGATCACCTGTATCACCGGCGGGACGTACTACAACCGGATCGGCACCTTCCCGCTGGTCGTCACCGCCCGCGAACTCGGCGTCCCCGTCACGGCGGTCGGCTCCGGCGCGAAGACCATCGAGGAGTTCCGGTTCGAAAACGAGTTCCGCGACGCCGTCGAGGTGATGCGCGAGCCGGTCGAGGACGTCGAGATAGAGAACCCGAGCTACGACGCCACCCCCATCGGGATGATCGACACCGTGATCACCGACGACGGCGTCCGGAACTGAGTCGATATCGGGGACGGACGAACGGATTCGAGCGGACGCCCGCGTACCACCCCATGTAACGTGTACCGGAGAGTGAGTATAAGTAAATACGATTTTTCAATTCCAGAACAACGATACAAAATGGACGAAGACGGCGAGAACAGTCGCGAAAATTCGAGGCAGCAGGTGGTCGGGCAGAAACGCGATACGCTCTTGGAGCGCGTCTCCGACACCACGAAGTTCGCAGGTCTCGACGAACGGATACGCGAACGGGGATACGAACTGACGGAATCCGTCGTTCAACGCGGCGTGCGTCCGGAAGATCCGTTCGACTTCTGTCAAGTCATACGCCGCTATGCGAACGAGGACGACCGAGCGATAGCCACGTGGATCGGCCTCGATCCGGAAAGAGTCGACAGCGGTGAGGTCTCGTATGAGATGGTAGCGGAACTAGACGAGATACAGGAGCTAAAAAGAGACGCACGGGAGCTATACCCAGTCGTTGTTGCTTTTCTGAACGATGAGGGAATCGGGTTTCGAGC
The sequence above is a segment of the Halorubrum sp. 2020YC2 genome. Coding sequences within it:
- a CDS encoding DUF726 domain-containing protein; the encoded protein is MVSTRGRLDEDDPTERSGSWAFDGADSVVLFVHGLGADAESARNQAYTARLGLAAATETAGDSDGTGGGDGESARPVVGYSWASNDDWEPAKETAEANAVPLADWLTAWADEDGRPVHLFAHSLGARVTGETLRELDERGRTGVLASASLFGGAIPEGSAGTDGRYGSAIASLDAPLYNFHSRNDRVLGWVYRASDRTRAVGHGGLPDAATAPAGYIDVEVTDLVADHYSYVEPGEGCLPRAVGRLGFE
- a CDS encoding translation initiation factor eIF-2B — translated: MIDETVAEIRAMRTHSTSAVAVKATRSLADLLDREYVTVDEFERDLEHNAGVLRRSNPSHAALHNAMREVERSIVGEATSVEGAKQLLEDVIARVTEDIETAKGEAAANAAEHIEDGDTLLVHDYSTTVLEAIENAARDGAHLTVYVTEARPRTLGRKTARVLAGMSRVETRMVVDSAMGYALRDCDRVLLGITCITGGTYYNRIGTFPLVVTARELGVPVTAVGSGAKTIEEFRFENEFRDAVEVMREPVEDVEIENPSYDATPIGMIDTVITDDGVRN